In the Oryza glaberrima chromosome 6, OglaRS2, whole genome shotgun sequence genome, one interval contains:
- the LOC127775740 gene encoding probable CCR4-associated factor 1 homolog 11: MNAAAAAPAPTTNFADIHSVWHGNFDAESAQLLAVAPRAVHVAVSVQYPGCAVAQAGTGGRKKYGSLTAEERYDMVKANIDELHPIQVGLAIRANDDDGGSGELVVFEFNLRGFDINNPADLRDPASIAHLRGRGVDFGRLPCAGVEPHRLRLLLLGSGLLQARPSWAMFTGAYHVGYLMKILTGAELPSGLDAFTAMATGTLGEGVYDVKRLAAEVNTACGFSLREIAACVGVVPVAAQHGMVAGAGAVSTLQCFEALRERLGEARVAMHGHQLCGFRAY, encoded by the coding sequence atgaacgccgccgccgcagccccagCGCCGACCACGAACTTCGCCGACATCCACTCGGTATGGCACGGCAACTTTGACGCCGAATCAGCCcagctcctcgccgtcgcgccgcgcgctgtcCACGTCGCGGTGAGCGTCCAGTACCCCGGATGCGCCGTCGCCCAGGCGGGCACCGGTGGCCGGAAAAAGTACGGGAGTCTCACCGCCGAGGAGCGCTATGACATGGTCAAGGCTAACATCGACGAGCTCCACCCCATTCAGGTCGGTCTTGCCATCCgtgccaacgacgacgacggcggcagcggcgagctcGTTGTATTCGAGTTCAATCTCCGGGGCTTCGACATCAACAACCCGGCTGACCTGAGGGACCCGGCCTCCATCGCACACCTCCGAGGCCGCGGCGTTGACTTCGGCAGGCTCCCGTGCGCCGGCGTCGAGCCGCACAGGCTCCGGTTGCTGCTCCTCGGCTCCGGCCTGCTCCAAGCGCGGCCGTCATGGGCGATGTTCACTGGCGCGTACCATGTCGGGTACCTGATGAAGATCCTGACGGGGGCCGAGCTCCCGTCCGGCCTCGACGCCTTCACGGCCATGGCGACCGGGACCCTCGGGGAGGGCGTCTACGACGTGAAGCGACTGGCGGCGGAGGTGAACACAGCGTGCGGGTTCTCGCTCAGGGAGATCGCTGCGTGCGTCGGCGTGGTGCCGGTGGCGGCCCAACATGGGATGgtcgccggtgccggcgccgtcTCGACGCTGCAATGCTTCGAGGCGTTGAGGGAGCGCCTCGGTGAGGCCCGGGTGGCGATGCACGGCCACCAGCTATGTGGGTTCCGCGCTTATTGA
- the LOC127776950 gene encoding probable CCR4-associated factor 1 homolog 11, whose translation MPMMLPAAPVVTVAGVEVRPVWANNLNYELGLMQHVAADAICAAVNVHYPGVVHGAGRDQASLTAEQRYADLKRNVDELKPLQVGLAVHNARGHRVAWEFNLRDFDLAAGDAHTARSLGLVARPGLRWVAYSGAYHVAYLLKVITGGAPLPPTVVGFLAAARHLLGPDMYDVARVAADFHGGPVGLDMIASRLGIPPPLTSPMLAGAAAVRAIEAFVELMHRFGGDVAAYKGLLQGLQVT comes from the exons ATGCCCATGATGCTACCGGCCGCTCCAGTCGTCACTGTCGCCGGCGTTGAGGTCCGCCCCGTGTGGGCCAACAATCTCAACTACGAGCTAGGCCTCATGCAGCACGTCGCGGCGGACGCCATCTGCGCCGCCGTCAACGTGCACTACCCCGGCGTcgtccacggcgccggccgggacCAGGCCAGCCTCACGGCGGAGCAGCGCTATGCCGACCTGAAGCGGAACGTCGACGAGCTCAAGCCGCTCCAGGTCGGCCTCGCCGTCCACAACGCCCGTGGCCACCGCGTCGCGTGGGAGTTCAACCTGCGCGacttcgacctcgccgccggcgacgcccacACGGCGCGCTCGCT CGGCCTCGTCGCGCGCCCGGGGCTGCGCTGGGTCGCCTACTCGGGCGCGTACCACGTCGCCTACCTGCTCAAGGTGAtcaccggcggcgcgccgctccCGCCCACCGTCGTCGGgttcctcgccgcggcgcggcaCCTGCTCGGGCCTGACATGTACGACGTGGCGCGCGTGGCGGCCGACTTCCACGGTGGCCCAGTCGGCCTCGACATGATCGCGAGCAGGCTCGGTATACCTCCGCCGCTGACGAGCCCCATgctcgccggtgccgccgccgtgcgcgcgaTCGAGGCCTTTGTGGAACTCATGCACCGgttcggcggcgacgtggccgcGTACAAGGGATTGCTCCAAGGCCTGCAGGTCACGTGA
- the LOC127776754 gene encoding reticulon-like protein B2, producing the protein MADPAAEETVPAPPPTPAVDPAEGASDAPQPVELPADTAAASPEKVSSPPPEPAPAVRSRGFRLLGEDTSVHKALGGGKTADVLLWKDKKTSAVVIGGATVIWILFEVLDYHLLTLLSHVMIGALAILFLWSKATTFIKKSPPDIPVVQIPEDVAVNVSRALRGDINRALHLFREIALGHDLKKFLGVIVALWVLSEVGSCCDFLTLIYVAVLMLHTVPILYDKYQDKVDHFAGRAHSEACKHYEVLDAKVLSKIPRGPAKPKKN; encoded by the exons ATGGCCGATCCGGCCGCCGAGGAGAccgtccccgcgccgccgccaaccccgGCGGTCGACCCCGCCGAGGGTGCCTCGGACGCGCCGCAGCCGGTCGAGCTGcccgccgacaccgccgccgcctcgccggagaaggtgtcgtcgccaccaccggagccggcgccggcggtgaggaGCCGGGGGTTCAGGCTGCTCGGGGAGGACACCTCCGTGCACAAGGCTCTTGGGGGCGGTAAAA CTGCTGATGTACTATTATGGAAAGACAAGAAGACATCCGCTGTAGTGATTGGTGGTGCAACTGTCATATGGATCTTGTTTGAAGTGCTTGATTACCATCTCTTGACTCTGCTTTCCCATGTTATGATTGGTGCCTTGGCCATCTTGTTCCTGTGGTCAAAAGCTACCACATTTATCAAGAA GAGTCCACCAGATATTCCTGTAGTACAGATACCTGAAGATGTCGCTGTGAACGTGTCACGAGCATTACGCGGTGACATAAACAGAGCACTTCACCTGTTTCGGGAGATCGCGTTGGGGCATGACCTAAAGAAGTTTCTGGGC GTGATTGTTGCTCTCTGGGTTCTCTCAGAAGTAGGAAGCTGCTGCGACTTCCTCACCTTGATATATGTTG CCGTCCTGATGCTCCACACAGTGCCGATCTTGTACGACAAGTACCAGGATAAGGTCGACCACTTTGCTGGAAGGGCTCACTCTGAGGCCTGCAAGCACTATGAGGTGCTGGATGCCAAGGTTTTGAGCAAGATACCCAGGGGCCCGGCGAAGCCAAAGAAGAACTAG